The Hippocampus zosterae strain Florida chromosome 10, ASM2543408v3, whole genome shotgun sequence genome contains the following window.
TTACAGTACCAGTAATCAAATTTTTGTGACCTGGAACAAGTGGAAAATATTAAATTGTCGTGAGTTTAAAGTGTGTCTGTGAAATACAAACTTGAGTTCCTCCAAACAACTGAAAGGGGATGGACATTTAATTTCTGACATTCATTATGTCTGATTATGTCCTGTCATTGTCAATATCACATTGACAATTATTCGAAAGGCCATGTGATGTTTCAattaatcttaattttttttttgttttgcctgcCATTATAATTCATGCAAAACCATTTATTTCAAGCCTAATTGTCAGAGGCACAAAGTGTAAAAGTGCCATGGAAATTATTAGGGGTTTGAACACATCACTGAATAAAAGCGTGTTAATTCATAGTTTTCAATGAGACACTCAACAAACAcaacatttaattattttattgttttctttttttttaattcatgactTTAAATTGAAATATCGCACATCAACAtatagggaaaaaaagcaccatcTGGTGGGTTTTAAGAAGGACTCTTACacttattttatctttttgcTTTACGCAAATATTGTAGCTCACAGCACTGGTATTTCGAAATATTTTAGACATACACGGCATACaccgccgctgttgtgaaagcgctatataaatcagcatgtattgtaatcATACACCGTATAAAAGTTTAACAAACAGAGAGGACCGAATGGTGTTAAATATCCACGTCTTCAGGGTGAAATTGTTTTGTGACGTTGCATCTGCTGACAGTCATATAATTTGATTTATCTTAATGACCAGCACATACTTTGTCGGCACCCTTGAGCTGTGCACACAGGCTACCAGCTGAGCGTGCAAGAGAATGCTTATGGGAGTCGGCTGAGTCCAAATGCACAGTAGCCATGTGGAAAGTGGCGTAAACAAACGATACAAGTGAGACGCAAATTTCAAGTGGTCCAACACGGGCATCGTCAACCCAGGAAACACATCATCAAACCAGTGCTTCTCATTTTTGGCTGGAAAATGAAGGCAGAGCATTAAGCAGAGAATGAGCACAGTGACCGGGAGCTCTCGACATTGCTGCCAAGTGGATCTGAACCACTTAATGGCACAAAGAACAGCCTTCCGGGAGATGACGAGAAGTGAACTTGTGCCCAGAAAATACTTGAGGCAGGCGGCCAAGGTTATCAACCATGGGCACATGGTGACTGGTGGCAGAATCCAGCacagattgaaagaaaaaaccGTCACAATGGTGGTGCCGCCAACTCTGATCGCTGACATTTTCATCCTGGTCATGCGAACCCACGCCAGCAAGACGGCGGCCAGAAACACTCTCCCGACCCATCTGCTGCTGTGGGCGGGCAGCCAACCTTCCTCCCTGGCTGGGCTGAATTTGGTGGTGTCTGTGGAGAAGAAAGTAAGACGTATACCGTTACAAAAAAACTGGGTTTTTTGTAGCATTTTGCCTTTCTCTTCCCATCTGTTATTACCTGCTCTTGTGGGAAAGGAACCTTTTGGAGAGCGCGTTGTCAGGGTCGGGATCTGCATttgagaaaacatttcaatttcatccaggaaaaaaaaatggcacccgCCACAATTTAAGACGACTGATAGTCCCGTTATAAAGAACGGatagaaccaaatattcattTGTCCCCTGAGCAATAAAATCACTTAATTTGTACAATGGCACTAACCGTCAAAGTATAACTAGTGTGTCCTGCCTGTTATTTGTGTTGAATTATGACACGGATAGCTGAGATACAACAAGCAAACTGTTTATTAAAAATTGACAAACCTATAAAAAGGGAATATTTTCAATACAGTTCTTGTGTTGACCATGCTGCAAATGTGAAATCATTTTCTCATCTGTAGGAAATTTTAGAGGCAAAACCTGCTCACAGCAGATTCCTCCTCTCTGCTGCCACCGACAACATCGGAATCCCTCTGTCCCCAGGCTGCAGTATAAAACTGACGACATGTGAGTTCCATTCCACAATATTTGCTCGATTATGAGATCCGGGTTGGCGTCCACATATTGGAAGTCCGATCGAGCAAGAGCAGTGATGTGGGAGACGTCAAAGTTGCTGCGAATCTGATGTGCGTGGCGATGTTCACCATATATCTGCACAGAGGCCACAATGCACAGCAATTCGTACTCTTGACAACTTCATCTTGTTTATATGGAAGATTCGTATAGAAGCAGAATATAGCGACTTCTGCATGTGACTCACCTGCATCCTCAAGAGGCGATATTTGACCTGACACCACTGGAAACACAATAATCGCAAACCTTTTTGCTTCCTTGCAGGCATTTCCACTTGATCTTTGTGCATCGGAGGCCCATCAAAGTGTGTGTCATTCAAAATGGCATTGCTCCCTGAGAAGATCCTATGCGGGACAGAACTCCTCAGAAGAAATCGAAACAGGTGAGTAAAAGCGGAAGCTTTCATTTAGTGCAAAATAGCAGTAgctatttattttcaaaggaggtgagattcaaaacaaacaatcagAGGTCTTGCAGCGAATACCGTTGAACACAGAATGTCACTCACCTGTCACAGGTTAGCTTAGTTTTCTGGAGAACTTGAGGCGACATGTTTGAGCCCTCACAATGGACATGACAGAGCTGATAACAGCAGCCAGTTGACACCTTCCAAGTGAGCAGTGCCAAAAAGACCAACACCACTGATGTCATCTCAAAGCTTTGCCTTTGGCACAGTCAGCCTTCTTGCGAGGGGGGCTGACTTTTTATAGCACCCTTTCTGCAACCCAAGAGTAGGAGGCAACTTTGCTTGCCTTTCTCCAAACACCAAGCTTGAGGAAATCCCGTGACAGCAAAACACTCATGGTGTTGGACATACCTCGATATGTTTGTCACAAGAAAATGGCGGTGGAATAGCTCTCGATTGACAACAGCTGATATGCAGCCAGCTTGGcagcaaaaaaagcaaagaaatggAAGATTCCAgaaggctctgtcgaacccctgagaccgattcccTGAACCCCTAGGtttcgattgaacccaggttaagaaccactagcctagagcagtgtttttcaaacttttttgagccaaggtacgcttctttcactgaaaaaaatctcgcggcacaccattagctgaaaatgtgaaccccaccccctcagcttattttaacaattaacgtgttatattgttactctaaccgtttttaacattgaagaatgacgttataacagcttgaattggaatcaaatgaacacaaagaaaacagtattttatcatctttcatatttattgtttcaccatCATCCTGtattcatgcgtcacaaattcgctcgtctctcgtcgaaacacaaggcaattggctagctgttgctgtTCCCGagcggtatgggagggtactacatgattactttctgggcgaaagaccgcacaggcatacaaattggatattttccccCGGCACACTTGACAATGTCTCAcgggttgaaaaacactggcCTAGAGCACTcagtttttagttttagttttcatATTTGAACAACACTCTATGTATTTTGGAACGCTTGGTGTCAAGCAGTGTACGCTTGTAGCTTGTGGTTGGTGGCTGCGCCTtgtcggcagcacgcctgtaccagcacagattttggttgggaggaatgtcggcgccattgactgtcgatgctggacagacctggggcgcttgtgttttttgcgccagtaatgggcagcatttttcacaaccccgttttgttcagtggctatgtcgacgctgttggacagtcggcgttggtgcagctgaatggatggctgctgaagttgaggatgaggagagaggagcgttggcgcagggcgctgatgcgcatttggaaccgtgagtcgtcgcttggaattgaaatggatttccatgggacaggagaattgaaccaatctcttttcgtcaatggatgctacagcttcttgttgactttgcaacttagcttgtagctgacgtgtgcacattttgagcatgacgcctctgatccactggttaaaggaaactttgattctctcctcttcaaactgcttcaaacaacaaagcgtgtgatggaaaagtggttatgcctgcatgactgtctgtgttttatgttatgtgttgtgtttattgtttaacatgatgttaactgttttgttaagcgctttgttacagctgccgctgttgtgaaagcgctatataaatcagcatgtattgtattgtattgtattgtatttccaaaCACGGCCCAGTGAGTAAGAAATGGCTGTTTCAGGACTACCTGCAGCTGCTTTGCCATATTAACATGCCTGATCACAATTAGCGGAGCGTCCTACAGTTCCTGGCCAAGAAGAACATGCTGGAGCAACCTCCCCACTCATCCAACCTGCTACCACACAATTTGTTTCCCTCTTTCCCAAGCTCAAAGGCATCATCAAGGGGAACAGTTTTGAAGGCCTCAGCAATATCAAGATAGCTGTGACGTATGCCTACAGGAGTGTGTGCGAAGGTGTGGAAGAGACGGCTGGTAAGGGCATTAAACCCCAGTGGAGTTAATTTGAAGGACTAGTAATTTTGGTTTGGCTTTGAAATGTATAGTATAGTATCTCTCATGGTCATAGGCATCAGTTCTGGAACTTGCCTAACACATCATCGAGTCAAGAATGTACAGGATGTAATAATTGGTACTTTTCCTGGTTTGCAAAGTGGTGACATGCACTTCgggtgcttcccccccccccccccccccccccgccaaatcTGTCAGCCATTTATTTTCAAGGATACCAGGTGAAACCTTACTTAGACGTtagtagtgaaggcttccttgtttaacaaatctGTCAGCCATTTATTTTAAAGGATACTGATGATGAGTTTGAAAGCTATTCTGTTTTTGATTCAtaccttgcaaaaaaataatgcattgaAATTCCATAATTTTATCGTGGTGGTTGCACATAATAGAATCATCTTCATCCGggccaattttatttcatgcaaccacttgatgaaataaaattgagtaaattcaacaacaacaacaacaaaatcagtgTAGAAGATATTTTAAGGTCTTTACTGAAGTCAGCTAAATTTTCTCTTCTGTTTCGGGTGCGCTGTATGGACGAGGCGATCGGGGCACCTTGCCATTACACCAACAGACAGTGAAAATTCAAGTGAAACAGCAGAAATGCATCCAAACAAAAAGTGTTCCCACAttaatgggattatttattctgACTCAGACTAAagtgtttatttaaaatgtggTATTCCAGCCTAGCCTATTTGGATACATAGATTTACACCTACGGGTAATTAAAAGTGAAGTAATTGCGTAATGCGGACAGGCATGTTGTGACTTGGGTGTTAATGAACTAAGACTCTTTGGTTTCTGCTTGAGGTAACATGCCACGTGTTGTTCAAGTTGTTGCAAAAGGATGAAGCAACATTGTTTCATTTCTTGCCTCCCCCGCCTTTTCCCCTCTTCCCCATGGGCTGGCACCTTGGGGTAAAAAGTTTCCACGTGCCACAGATGGGGACGTATTCATCTCCCACTGGTCTTCTCCTGCCGTGTTGTTTTTGCATTATGTACAAGTGTCTTGTTGCATCATCATTTATTTGAACTTGAGAAGAGCTCTCCAGGGATTCTGGGGCCGATGCACAGGTCTCAGCCATATTCAAACAGTGctaccttttcttttcttcccagTTATGTAATCTAGATAAATAATTCCTAGTGTACATAATGAGAGCAACTCCAACTCCAGTAATTCCTTACTTCTTCCGAAATCTTGTGTTGATGCTGCAGGAAATCAGAAACATTGTGGCTTAAATGCACTCTGAGTTCCATTTGATATACTGGCTGTCATTTTAAACCTTTGAAATATTCAGCGTATGCTCTCCTTTTTCATATCGCTGTCAACTGGCGGAAACCACCTGTTAACGATTTAGTGAATTTCATATTATTTCCCCAAATTTATAGTATTGGTCAGTCCAAAAGTGTGGATGTCATTTTTACAATCAAAAGTCTTGAACATTTCCTGCTATCGTTGATATTGCAATGTTCAACATGCTGTTTTGGGGCTCTCctgtacatttttgttgttgttgagagtGAGTGTAGTAGCTTCCAAGTACATActgtcattacttttttttttaattaaaaaaaaaaagttccaaggACATGACATGCTTGGAAGAAATTATTACTGGTTAgcatatctgcctcacagtgcagaggtgcagcttcggccttcctgtgtggagtttgcgaactttgtgaggataaagcagatctgaaaatggatggataataatgtcGTGAATTCAACAAGGACGATCTTGAACTTTTTATCACTGtaggatttaaaaaatggaggaaattgGTCCTGGGGATTAGTTCATTGTATTTggtgtttttgaaaaaatatattttttatgaaatcactgGACAAAGGATCTATTACTTTAGTCATAAATAATTAATAGTAAAAGTAATTTTATTGTATGCTTACATGTCCTACATTTTTTTACTACAGTATTCAGCAAAAAATGAACTTATAAGGGTGAGCACAGAAgtacaataataatgatgataaattCACTTTCTTTGATAGCTTTATTTTCACCACACTCAACTTTTTTtatgttaacatttttattcatcaagGGGGCTTTTTACAAAGGAAGGATTAAAAAACAATCTGTACTTTGATCCTGGTGgctcatttaatttattttgaatgacagAATCAATGGCATACAAGCAGAATATTTGCTCCGAAACAAAAGCGCGGGTAGTACACTCTGCTCCATATCTTAAAATAAGTGTGTTATCTATTATTTGACTTTCGAAACATGTGTTTCTTTGTGTTCTTCTCCGGCATAAACAATATTATGAAGCATTTGggcataaaaatgcaaaaaagcaATCCATAACTAGAGGCCAGAATAGCAAATATCTCCACAGCCACAGTGAACTTGCCCGGAGAGCTGATATAAGCAGGTATGAAGGCAATCCAAACAGCACAGAATATCAACATACTGAAAGTGATGATCTTGGCTTCGTTGAAATTATCAGGTAGCTTTCGGCCTAAAAAAGCAATGACGAAACACAAACCGGCCAGGACTCCAACATAGCCCAGCACAGCCCAGAACCCCAGAGCAGAGCCCAGTTGACACTCTAAGATGATTTTATCTCGATAGAGTATCATATTCTTAAATGGAAAAGGGGGGCTGATGGTGAGCCAAAGTATACAGATGACCACCTGGATGAGAGTGAACGCCACCACGCAGAGTCTCTGCTGCGTGGGTCCGAACCACTTCATGAGATTACTTCCTGGGAGTGAGGCTTTAAAGGCCATCAACACCAATATGGTCTTCCCCAGAACGCAGGAGATGCAAAGCACAAAGGTGATGCCGAAGGCCGTGTGCCGCAGCATGCAGGACCACCGGGTGGGCCGGCCGATGAAGGTCAGAGAGCACAGGAAGCACAAAGTTAAGgagaagagaagcaggaagctCAGCTCCGAGTTGTTGGCACGCACCAGCGGCGTTTCTTTGTGGCAGTAAAAGACTATCGTGGTCAATGTGGTCAAGAACACTCCTAGCAAAGAAAACGAGGCTAGAAGAGTTCCCAGGATTTCTCCATATGTTAGGAACTCTATTTCTTTTGGTATGCAGGCGTCTCTGCGCTCGTTGGACCAGAACTCTGGTGCGCATTTCATGCAGTGTATAGAATCTGTAAACAGAGTTTGATTACTTTGATATCAAAATTACAGTGTTGGTCAAGCTGTCATTATGCCTTTGACAGTACTAGTACAGGCGATAAATAAGACCTGTGAAATAAAGCATTTCTGGCCCTGTCCTGTGCCTCTAATTTGATATACAGAAACCACCGCGCCTGAGGAAAATCAACCATTCAGAGTTCAAGATAAAAAGAGTTTTGGATTTTTTACTATAGTTagcttttatttggttttgatttgttttttcaatttacCGGTAGTTTGTTTTAACACTCGGACAAGCAGATTTGTAAAACGACTAGACCAGTGCTGTCATTTTAATGGTCTGAGCTATGTTGCACTCTCATAATGACATCATTGactgaaattatttttacatGTAAGATCTCTGTGCTTGCGTATTCATGATTATTTTGGGGTTTTACTCCAGGCATGTGATACAAGATATCAAGACTTTTACTCTTTACTTTATCGAAATAGcttgatacatttttaaactTCCACCGATGAGCACACAGAGTAAAAAAGACGGCAGTACATAGAGGTAAAGTCAGTCACAGTTTAGATGTCGACTAATTGAGATGCTTGGGACAGCAACATGGACGAACGTGTACCAGGAGCTTTAACGACCTCTACAACAGACTCAGAGAAGCAAGATATTTCCCATCCATGGTTTGATGTTGTCGGCTAAAGCAATGATTCATGGCcaatgctttgtgtcatggaccaTCTTATAAACTACCATCTTGTGGCTATCtggaattattttgaaaacaggACATACAAGGTGTATCTTTTCAGTCATCATTAGTTaactaagcattttttttgttaatcagTTCACAACATTAGCACGAGCATAAAAGTCAAGACGATGCTAGCTCCTGTAGGTCTTGTTTTTACAAAACGTgtaatgtgatttttctttttcttcccaatATCAGCTCTATCATGATTGATAGAAAAGGGAATCGATTTCGTTTGAAGGGgaggtttttattttgcatgccAAACGGCGATTGTATATAATTCTCAGTAAAAATCTATTCATACTGTGCTTTTACTCCACGTCTGCTCAAGTACAGGAGTTGAATCACTTCTTTATGTAAGTATGTGTAATTCTATTTTAGTATGTAGTGCGAGTACTTTTACCACCTCTGATTGAATTACCTGTTGAGTTACTGATCTCTCCTGCGGGACACCTGATGCAGTCATAACAACACACTGGAAGTCCTTTCTGAAGGACCTTGTGGCTCCCCGGAGGACAGCTCTCACTGCACACTGACACAGGCACCTGCTACCAGAACACATAACTTCCATAATTCATACTGAGTACACAAGTGAGTCTCAGCAACAACCCGCTTCACCTCAGAGTGTCCGGTACCCCACACCAGTGGAGTGTCACTCATTATGAACTGTTGGCTCCCAGGCTGGGAAGCATCATAAATGCCCACCGTCACTTCTTCCATGGTGCCTCTGTTTGTTATCTGCAAGTTGACCAGTTCATATCTGGCTGGCGAGTCGCCGTTGCTGTCAAAATATACTCTTTCCCCTTCTGAAGTAGTGAAGTTCACCATGCTAATATATTCCAGGACCTGACAAAAGGTGCAACATATACTTAATACAGTACAACGTGCATTTGAACTTGTTTGATATCCACCAACTACCATGCAAAATTCCAGagcaatccacaaaaaaaggattGCTTTTATGGTGTTGAATCTGGCTACAAcaccataaaaacaaacaaaacaaaacatatttagcCACAACAATTTGTATTTGCTCTGGTCACTGTTAAGGCAGTATTTCAACAACTTTCATAAAAGGCTTTTTGTCATGAGCCCTAACCTTAACACCACCCCATCATAGGTGCCCTTTAGTCTCCTAATAtctgcattttcaaaaatggaGGGTGAGGAGGCTCACAAAACCTTCCCCATAGCTACCCTGTGACTTCTGGAACACACTTTCCCGACGCATCAGTGGAAATGAGCAGTCCTGGAATCCTTTAAATCACCTTTAAAACACCCCTCAGTTCAAACTTGACTTCATCTTATTTcgatagttgttgtttttgtttttctttaatgtaTAACAACTGAGTACTCAGAAGTGCTGTACAGATAAAATAGATTAGTGATATTATGAATATAATTATGCCTTCAATTATGACTCAAGCAGTCGTTACCTGCCATGGCTGGATTTGTGCAGGATTAGCACAACTCCCATTGGAAAAGGGCCCTCTCCCTTCTTCACACTTGAGTAGCGCATCGAGAGCGTAGGCCACCGAATAGACGGACTTATAGACATTGTTGGTAAACCTCAGCTCAGACACGTCTGTGAATGGTGACTCCACATCTCGCAAGCTCTCCAGGCCACTGCATGGCTTTCTTCGTCCCGTCGCAGTTGCTTTCAGGGAGCAGTCGAACACATCTTCCCAGAAGTCTCGCACGCTGTGGCTGTGAGGGAACAGCGAGGGGTGGAGCCCCCTCAGATGTTCCTCCAGCCCGGGGATCTGAACCCTGCTGACGGTGAAGCCCAGCGAGCCCACGAGGATGCCATGCCCCTCACTTTCAGCCAGGGAGTGATCCGTGATCCAGGCGTCGCTGCCCACCCACTGCACACCTGTAACATTCTGCTCGAACAGCTGCTTTGCCAGCAACTTAATTTCTCTGTGAGACATAAAGGCCAAAATCACTTTGGAAGAAGCACTTTGGATTTTGGACGTTATCCTCTGCAGATCCGCAGGCGGACCAGAAGATGAGAAGGCATCCGAGTACTCGATGCACACTCCGTATTCTTGTGCAGCCTGGATGAAGGCAGCGATGCCATTGAGGCCATATTCGTTCTCCACGGCTATGACTCCGATCCAGGTCCAGCCCAAGTGCTTGACTAGTTTTGCCAGGGCTTGGCTCTGGTAGTAGTCACTGGGAATGGTTCTGAAAAAGGTCGGGTactcttttctgttgctgagaCAGGCACAAGTAGCAAAATGGCTGACCTGCAATCACAAGGATAAAACATGTGGTGGTGACATTCTcagaaaacacatttgtattgAATCTATATTGCATCAAAACAGATCTTACCACTGGAACATGGAAACGTCCAACAACTGGTGCTAATGCAATAGTTGGTCTGGATCCAGAATGTCCCAGAATGGCTTGCACCGATTCAATTTTGGTGCAGTTTTCATCACTGACTTCTCCCCCAAGCCCACTCACCAACGCTAGTGCCGCTCTCAGAATGTCCATGGTTCCGCAGTCGTCATAGATCCTATAACCCAGCTTGACACCAGGAAGCATGTCAGGGTTTTCGTTGATCTCATTGATGGCAAATATCATGGCCTGAGCAAATTTAAATTCCCTGAAATTGAAGCTGAGACAGCAATAAATGCAAATTTCACTCCTGTCAAATGGAAGCAATCGATGCAGTAACAGACAAACAGATTTCAGTTTTACATACTTTTTACACTTTCGCACCTCTGGAATCGCTTGAAATGTATTAACCACATAATCCTGCCCTGTGCGGAATGAAAAAATGCCTCCGATGACAAGATCCCCATCCTGCGCCAGCTCAGGCGGGAGCGGTGGTCCTTGCATGCGGCACACACCCTCCGCCCTCTCCTCTGTGAGCAGCACCAAGATCAGCAGGCTCAACAGCAACATAGTGTCCTGCGCAGACCAGGCCAGCCCTGCTAGCAAGCAGCATGGCTTTATACACCAAGGAGGGAGAAGTTGTCATGGTTCAGCTCATACCTCAGGAGACCCGAAGAAACCAAACAAGTAAAAAAGTGTTGGAAGTGGAAATGTGGATTTTATTTCGACAAAGCAGAAGAAGCATCAATAAGAGATCCGAGAAAAGTTGTGAAGTACTGGACATTACTTTCTCATGTTCTGTCGGATGAAATTATTTTAACGTATTGGGGCACATGTGTGAACATGAAGAAAAGATTATGTTTGTCTGCATTTTGGCAGCTAAAAGAATGTCCACTTCTCTGGGGATGCATTCTGCAGTCAATTTTGTTGCATTCATCAGGTCAAGGATTTGTTACCCACCAAAACTATCCAGTAAAGATTTTATGGAAGATGGAAGATTTTTTGGATGGAAGAATGTTTGCTCTGTTCTTGTTTCTTGTTTATCTCATGTCCTTCCAACATCAGTTAAAATGAGGGCTCTCCCTCCTTCATCTTTTCAGATTTAATAAAGgtttgaaatgtgaaataacTGGAAGCCAGGAACTGCCCTAAATCCTTGCGGCAAGTCTATCTTGAGAAGTCTTGCCTGATCTCAGAAGACAATTCATGCATGGTTAGTAGTTAGGTAAAATGGAGGAATTGAATGGAATTACTTTGCATTAATAATTAAGGATCAGAGGTAACTGAAGAGGCCTACCAATGAATTCATTAAGGTGTGAGTCTATAAGCGGTTGATTCCTGTAACTATCACTGGTGATAGAAATCTAAACTGTGTTTCGAAGGATTTTCAGAAGGATTTTACTGTCCCTTTACTTCTGATGCTCTTCTTTGTATTCTTCTTGGGTTGCATGAGTATAATTTCACATGTAGggataaatatgcaaatgagcagTCCAAAACTGGAGGCCAATATTGCAAAGATCTCCACTGCAACACTTACCTTGCCAGGGGAGCTTACGTAAACTGGGATAAAAGTGATCCATGCCGCAGGAAGTATCAGCATGCTGAAGGTGAAAGGATGGAACGAAACATAACATAGCCAAGATTCCTATGTAGCCCAGCACAGCCCAGAAGCCCAAAGCAGAACCCACAGCACACCCCAAGATGATCTTATCCTTGAACTCCTTGAAATTTTTGAACGGAAACGGTGGTGCGATTACGAGCCAGCGGACACATATGAACACTTGGATGAGAGAGAATGCCAGGACACTGAGACTTTACTGAAGAGGCCCAAAGCATGAGCCCAATAAAGATGCCACAGTGAGCAGAGCTCCCATGACTTCTTCGTACGACAAGAACTCT
Protein-coding sequences here:
- the LOC127608399 gene encoding uncharacterized protein LOC127608399; protein product: MTSVVLVFLALLTWKVSTGCCYQLCHVHCEGSNMSPQVLQKTKLTCDSSVPHRIFSGSNAILNDTHFDGPPMHKDQVEMPARKQKGLRLLCFQWCQVKYRLLRMQIYGEHRHAHQIRSNFDVSHITALARSDFQYVDANPDLIIEQILWNGTHMSSVLYCSLGTEGFRCCRWQQRGGICCEQIPTLTTRSPKGSFPTRADTTKFSPAREEGWLPAHSSRWVGRVFLAAVLLAWVRMTRMKMSAIRVGGTTIVTVFSFNLCWILPPVTMCPWLITLAACLKYFLGTSSLLVISRKAVLCAIKWFRSTWQQCRELPVTVLILCLMLCLHFPAKNEKHWFDDVFPGLTMPVLDHLKFASHLYRLFTPLSTWLLCIWTQPTPISILLHAQLVACVHSSRVPTKYVLVIKINQII
- the LOC127608514 gene encoding extracellular calcium-sensing receptor-like — translated: MQGPPLPPELAQDGDLVIGGIFSFRTGQDYVVNTFQAIPEVRKCKNFNFREFKFAQAMIFAINEINENPDMLPGVKLGYRIYDDCGTMDILRAALALVSGLGGEVSDENCTKIESVQAILGHSGSRPTIALAPVVGRFHVPVVSHFATCACLSNRKEYPTFFRTIPSDYYQSQALAKLVKHLGWTWIGVIAVENEYGLNGIAAFIQAAQEYGVCIEYSDAFSSSGPPADLQRITSKIQSASSKVILAFMSHREIKLLAKQLFEQNVTGVQWVGSDAWITDHSLAESEGHGILVGSLGFTVSRVQIPGLEEHLRGLHPSLFPHSHSVRDFWEDVFDCSLKATATGRRKPCSGLESLRDVESPFTDVSELRFTNNVYKSVYSVAYALDALLKCEEGRGPFSNGSCANPAQIQPWQVLEYISMVNFTTSEGERVYFDSNGDSPARYELVNLQITNRGTMEEVTVGIYDASQPGSQQFIMSDTPLVWGTGHSEVPVSVCSESCPPGSHKVLQKGLPVCCYDCIRCPAGEISNSTDSIHCMKCAPEFWSNERRDACIPKEIEFLTYGEILGTLLASFSLLGVFLTTLTTIVFYCHKETPLVRANNSELSFLLLFSLTLCFLCSLTFIGRPTRWSCMLRHTAFGITFVLCISCVLGKTILVLMAFKASLPGSNLMKWFGPTQQRLCVVAFTLIQVVICILWLTISPPFPFKNMILYRDKIILECQLGSALGFWAVLGYVGVLAGLCFVIAFLGRKLPDNFNEAKIITFSMLIFCAVWIAFIPAYISSPGKFTVAVEIFAILASSYGLLFCIFMPKCFIILFMPEKNTKKHMFRKSNNR